Proteins from a single region of Mailhella massiliensis:
- a CDS encoding 2-hydroxyacyl-CoA dehydratase codes for MDTRSTLAIGLDIGSTTVKLVVLDPSTRVLYARYQRHLSDVRSTVAQLFREALADGGLSGHTFTLAATGSGAISLTEELGIPFVQEVIASAESIRRRIPDVDVTIELGGEDAKITFFTGGVEQRMNETCAGGTGAFIDQMAAFLNTDAAGLNELAARSRTIYPIASRCGVFAKTDILPLLNEGCAREDIAASIFQAVVEQAVSGLACGRAIEGKVAFLGGPLAFLGSLRQRFVETLALSEENAVFPPYAEYFVAMGTAMHSVFQHELPGDEQQVGERVWTAEELSALAEKLTTGAHVSDEVSLPPLFRNDEELRAFRERHDRHIAERASLSELEGSAEHPARVYLGIDAGSTTIKSVLTDEKGRILYHTYAPSQGRPLEAAVQILKDVYAMLPAHARIAAAGVTGYGGGLIRAGLHADVDEVETLAHCKAAQFFLPEVSFVLDIGGQDIKCLHVKDGMVDRIQLNEACSAGCGSFIETFAKSLGMDLPSFVDEALHAAKPVDLGTRCTVFMNSRVKQAQKEGRSVGDIAAGLSYSVVKNALYKVIKISSPEELGEHVIAQGGSFKNDALLRALELSLGREVLRLDIAGLMGAFGAALIARENESPEGSTLLSREELASFQAERNVTRCKGCSNHCLLTVNRFSDGSRFVSGNRCERGAGRSASDESLPNLFDYKYKRLFAHYTPLAPDKAPRGTIGIPRVLNMYEDYPMWFTLFTKLGFRVVLSAPSSKKMFAKGMATIPSQTVCYPAKLSHGHIMDLLQKDVHRIFYPCIAFERKEFFTQDNRYNCPVVGGYPELLKNNVEKLREQGVELICPFLPVELDGLLNMLLQLDLFRSIPRAELQEALEDAFREKKKFKDDLKEKGREVLDFLKKTGKMGIILAGHPYHVDPEVHHGIPDLITAAGLAVLTEDSVAHLMPDPGRLRVVDQWTFHARLYRAAAYAAQSDQVSLVQLVSFGCGLDAVTADQVEEILAGSGRLYTQIKIDEGANLGAARIRVRSLLATMKERRHNRAQAALPEFATLLPMAPVEEDDWTPPDFTEDMRKTHTILIPQMSPIHFQFLPSMLHACGYKAELLHSVSREAVEEGLRHVNNDACYPAITVIGQLLHAIQSGKYDRHRIALILSQTGGGCRATNYIGFLYKALRECGLTDIPVISFNLAGLGRNPGFRVTGRMLLRGVQALLCGDTLMRLLYRTRPYESVKGSAEALAARWADVLDKDIRDGALRSTYRHLGELVREFDALPLRDEPRRPRVGLVGEILLKYHPDANNNAVKVVEAEGGEAVMPDFTDFILYGLYDEVYRWRHHNGSMGRATMSNLLLRTLLTLRLPLRFVLARSRRFSPPLPFRKLREQVNGVVSLGQQTGEGWLLTAEMMELLHGRIRNILCMQPFGCLPNHITGKGVIKELKRRFPEANIAAVDYDPGASEVNQINRIKLMMAVARQTCAGGQPSA; via the coding sequence ATGGATACAAGGTCGACCTTGGCTATTGGTCTTGATATCGGCTCCACCACGGTGAAGCTTGTTGTTCTCGACCCGTCTACCCGCGTGCTCTACGCGCGTTACCAGCGCCATCTTTCCGATGTGCGTTCCACTGTGGCCCAGCTCTTCCGTGAGGCTCTTGCCGACGGAGGACTCTCCGGTCATACCTTCACGCTTGCCGCCACCGGTTCCGGCGCCATTTCCCTTACCGAGGAACTGGGCATTCCCTTTGTCCAGGAAGTCATCGCTTCGGCGGAAAGCATACGCCGCCGTATTCCCGATGTGGATGTGACCATCGAACTCGGCGGGGAAGACGCGAAAATCACCTTCTTCACCGGCGGCGTGGAACAGCGCATGAACGAAACCTGCGCCGGGGGCACGGGCGCCTTCATCGATCAGATGGCGGCTTTCCTCAACACCGACGCCGCGGGGCTCAACGAACTCGCCGCGCGAAGCCGCACCATTTATCCCATCGCTTCGCGCTGCGGGGTGTTCGCCAAAACGGACATTCTCCCCCTCCTTAATGAAGGATGCGCGCGGGAGGATATCGCCGCCTCCATTTTCCAGGCCGTGGTGGAGCAGGCCGTGAGCGGCCTTGCCTGCGGCCGCGCCATAGAAGGCAAGGTGGCCTTCCTTGGCGGCCCCCTGGCCTTCCTCGGCAGTCTGCGGCAGCGCTTTGTGGAAACTCTGGCCCTTTCGGAAGAAAATGCCGTCTTCCCGCCTTATGCGGAATACTTCGTGGCCATGGGGACGGCCATGCATTCCGTTTTTCAGCACGAGCTTCCCGGCGACGAGCAGCAGGTTGGAGAGCGTGTATGGACAGCCGAAGAGCTGTCGGCTCTTGCTGAAAAACTGACGACGGGCGCCCACGTCTCCGATGAAGTTTCCCTGCCGCCGCTTTTCCGCAATGATGAAGAACTGCGCGCCTTCCGCGAAAGACACGACAGGCATATCGCCGAACGCGCCTCGCTTTCCGAGCTTGAAGGAAGCGCGGAACACCCCGCGCGGGTGTACCTCGGCATCGACGCCGGTTCCACCACCATCAAATCCGTGCTGACCGACGAGAAGGGCCGCATTCTCTACCACACCTATGCGCCGAGCCAGGGCCGCCCGCTCGAAGCCGCGGTGCAGATTCTCAAGGACGTCTACGCCATGCTGCCCGCCCATGCGCGCATCGCCGCAGCGGGCGTCACCGGCTACGGCGGCGGACTCATCCGCGCGGGGCTTCACGCCGACGTGGACGAAGTGGAAACGCTGGCGCACTGCAAGGCCGCGCAGTTCTTTTTGCCGGAAGTCTCCTTCGTGCTCGACATCGGCGGACAGGACATCAAGTGCCTCCATGTGAAGGACGGCATGGTGGACCGCATCCAGCTCAACGAGGCCTGTTCGGCGGGCTGCGGCTCCTTCATCGAAACCTTCGCCAAATCCCTCGGCATGGATCTGCCCTCCTTCGTGGATGAGGCGCTGCACGCCGCAAAGCCCGTGGATCTCGGTACGCGCTGTACCGTATTCATGAACTCCCGCGTCAAGCAGGCGCAGAAGGAAGGCCGTTCCGTAGGCGACATCGCCGCCGGGCTTTCCTATTCCGTGGTGAAGAACGCCCTTTACAAGGTCATCAAGATATCCAGCCCCGAGGAACTCGGCGAACATGTCATCGCCCAGGGCGGTTCCTTCAAGAACGACGCGCTGCTGCGCGCCCTGGAACTCAGTCTCGGCCGCGAGGTGCTGCGGCTGGACATCGCCGGTCTCATGGGCGCCTTCGGCGCGGCCCTCATTGCCAGAGAGAACGAATCTCCCGAGGGTTCCACCCTGCTTTCCCGCGAGGAGCTCGCCTCCTTCCAGGCCGAGCGCAACGTAACCCGGTGCAAGGGCTGTTCCAACCACTGCCTGCTTACCGTGAACAGATTCTCCGACGGTTCGCGCTTCGTGTCCGGCAACCGCTGCGAACGCGGCGCGGGCAGAAGCGCCTCGGATGAAAGCCTGCCCAACCTCTTCGACTACAAGTACAAGAGGCTGTTCGCCCACTATACCCCGCTTGCTCCCGACAAGGCTCCGCGCGGCACCATAGGCATTCCCCGCGTGCTGAACATGTACGAGGACTACCCCATGTGGTTCACGCTGTTCACGAAGCTGGGCTTCCGCGTGGTGCTTTCCGCCCCCTCCTCCAAGAAGATGTTCGCCAAGGGCATGGCCACCATACCTTCGCAGACGGTGTGCTATCCTGCCAAGCTCAGCCACGGCCACATCATGGACCTTCTCCAGAAGGACGTGCACCGTATCTTCTACCCCTGCATCGCCTTTGAAAGAAAGGAATTCTTCACGCAGGACAACCGCTACAACTGCCCTGTGGTGGGCGGTTACCCCGAACTTCTGAAGAACAATGTGGAAAAGCTGCGGGAACAGGGGGTGGAACTCATCTGCCCCTTCCTGCCCGTGGAGCTGGACGGGCTCCTCAACATGCTCCTTCAGCTCGACCTTTTCCGCAGCATCCCCCGCGCGGAGCTTCAGGAAGCCCTGGAAGACGCCTTCCGCGAAAAGAAAAAGTTCAAGGATGACTTGAAGGAAAAGGGCCGGGAAGTACTGGACTTCCTTAAAAAGACGGGCAAGATGGGCATTATTCTTGCCGGGCACCCCTATCATGTGGACCCGGAAGTCCATCACGGCATTCCCGATCTCATCACGGCCGCAGGCCTTGCGGTGCTCACCGAAGATTCCGTGGCCCACCTCATGCCCGATCCGGGGCGGCTGCGCGTGGTGGACCAGTGGACCTTCCATGCGAGGCTGTACCGCGCCGCCGCCTATGCCGCGCAGTCCGATCAGGTTTCCCTCGTGCAGCTCGTGTCCTTCGGCTGCGGACTCGATGCCGTGACTGCCGACCAGGTGGAGGAAATTCTCGCCGGTTCCGGCAGGCTCTACACGCAGATCAAGATCGACGAAGGCGCCAACCTCGGCGCGGCGCGCATCCGCGTGCGTTCGCTGCTTGCCACCATGAAGGAACGCCGGCACAACCGCGCGCAGGCGGCCCTGCCGGAATTCGCCACCCTTCTGCCCATGGCTCCCGTGGAAGAAGACGACTGGACGCCCCCGGACTTTACGGAAGACATGAGGAAGACCCACACCATCCTCATTCCGCAGATGTCCCCCATACACTTCCAGTTCCTGCCCTCCATGCTGCACGCCTGCGGCTACAAGGCGGAGCTTCTGCATTCCGTTTCCAGAGAAGCCGTGGAAGAAGGCCTGCGCCATGTGAACAACGACGCCTGCTACCCGGCCATCACCGTGATCGGTCAGCTCCTGCACGCCATTCAGAGCGGCAAATACGACAGGCACCGCATAGCCCTCATCCTTTCCCAGACGGGCGGCGGCTGCCGCGCCACCAACTACATAGGTTTTCTGTACAAGGCGCTCAGGGAATGCGGCCTGACCGACATTCCCGTGATATCCTTCAACCTTGCGGGACTCGGACGCAACCCCGGCTTCCGCGTCACCGGGCGTATGCTGCTTCGCGGCGTGCAGGCGCTTTTATGCGGCGATACGCTCATGCGCCTTCTGTACCGCACAAGACCCTATGAAAGCGTGAAAGGCAGCGCGGAAGCGCTGGCGGCCCGATGGGCGGACGTTCTGGACAAGGACATCCGCGACGGCGCGCTGCGCAGCACCTACAGGCATCTGGGCGAGCTTGTGCGCGAGTTCGACGCCCTGCCTCTCAGGGATGAACCCCGCAGGCCCCGCGTCGGACTTGTGGGAGAAATCCTTTTGAAGTATCATCCCGACGCCAACAACAACGCGGTCAAGGTCGTGGAAGCCGAAGGCGGCGAGGCCGTCATGCCCGACTTCACCGATTTTATTCTGTACGGACTGTACGATGAAGTGTATCGTTGGCGGCACCACAACGGCAGCATGGGCCGCGCCACGATGAGCAACCTGCTCCTGCGCACCCTTCTGACATTGCGGCTGCCTCTCAGGTTCGTGCTTGCGAGAAGCAGGAGATTCTCTCCCCCGCTTCCCTTCCGCAAACTGCGCGAACAGGTGAACGGCGTGGTTTCCCTCGGGCAGCAGACCGGCGAAGGCTGGCTGCTCACCGCGGAGATGATGGAGCTTCTGCACGGACGCATACGCAACATCCTCTGTATGCAGCCCTTCGGCTGTCTGCCCAACCACATCACCGGCAAGGGCGTGATCAAGGAACTCAAGCGCCGCTTCCCGGAAGCCAACATCGCCGCCGTGGACTACGACCCCGGCGCGAGCGAAGTGAACCAGATAAACCGGATAAAACTCATGATGGCCGTGGCCAGGCAGACATGCGCCGGAGGTCAGCCGTCAGCATAG
- the rnc gene encoding ribonuclease III — protein sequence MQRSAFSPDTLKRLSELEARLRYRFRDISLLATALTHSSWANEHNTVHNERLEFLGDAVLEVNVSHEIYKRFPKEREGGMTRLRSRLVSEGKLAELARGLGLGEMLFMGRGEEAQGGRERPALIADAMEAVLGAVYLDGGHEEASALIHRLYAGKWPDPESDRKSKDYKTRLQEATQAQLHSLPVYMPLSSTGPEHAKTFRVQLELSDGRCFVAEGGSLKRAEQEAAHLALIALGMKE from the coding sequence ATGCAAAGGTCTGCCTTTTCCCCCGACACGTTGAAACGCCTTTCGGAACTCGAAGCGCGCCTCAGGTACCGCTTCCGCGATATTTCCCTCCTGGCCACGGCGCTCACCCACAGTTCCTGGGCCAACGAACACAACACCGTTCACAACGAACGGCTGGAGTTTCTTGGCGACGCCGTGCTGGAAGTCAATGTTTCCCATGAAATCTACAAGCGTTTTCCCAAGGAAAGGGAAGGCGGCATGACGCGCCTGCGTTCCCGCCTGGTGAGCGAGGGCAAGCTTGCGGAACTTGCCCGCGGGCTCGGGCTGGGAGAAATGCTCTTCATGGGGCGCGGCGAGGAAGCCCAGGGGGGAAGAGAACGCCCCGCCCTCATTGCCGACGCCATGGAAGCCGTGCTCGGCGCGGTATATCTCGACGGCGGACACGAGGAAGCCTCCGCCCTCATCCACCGGCTCTATGCCGGAAAATGGCCCGATCCTGAAAGCGACAGAAAAAGCAAGGACTACAAGACGCGCCTGCAGGAAGCCACGCAGGCCCAGCTTCATTCCCTGCCCGTGTACATGCCCCTTTCCAGCACGGGCCCGGAACACGCCAAGACCTTCCGCGTGCAGCTTGAACTTTCCGACGGCAGATGCTTCGTCGCCGAAGGCGGCAGTCTCAAGCGCGCCGAGCAGGAAGCCGCGCACCTTGCGCTCATCGCCCTCGGCATGAAGGAATAA
- a CDS encoding DVU0298 family protein, whose product MPRFRSLKNTLRAWFRSEGWSKDQPLPAECGEESPLSLANALFACLTEGGSMAERAAFAMGGVMAKVYRNSPEDAKNIVRRFMWHMNEESGNIGWGIPEAFGETLAQVPPLADTFRRVLLHYIYDAPEEKSTGFCDHAPLRISCYHAIARLLEARPDFVAEAMPLLRLSAQNETDEACRDAARALVRKYMLTAL is encoded by the coding sequence ATGCCCCGTTTCCGCTCTCTGAAAAATACCCTGCGTGCATGGTTCCGCAGCGAAGGCTGGTCCAAGGATCAGCCCCTTCCCGCAGAATGCGGGGAGGAATCCCCCCTTTCTCTGGCCAACGCCCTTTTCGCCTGCCTCACGGAAGGGGGCAGCATGGCGGAACGCGCAGCCTTCGCCATGGGCGGCGTCATGGCGAAAGTCTACAGGAATTCCCCGGAAGACGCAAAGAACATCGTACGGCGCTTCATGTGGCACATGAACGAGGAATCCGGCAACATAGGATGGGGCATTCCCGAAGCCTTCGGAGAAACCCTGGCCCAGGTGCCGCCCCTGGCCGATACCTTCCGCCGCGTGCTCCTCCACTACATTTACGACGCTCCTGAAGAAAAAAGCACCGGCTTCTGCGACCACGCGCCCCTGCGGATTTCCTGCTATCACGCCATTGCGCGGCTTCTGGAGGCAAGGCCGGACTTCGTGGCCGAAGCCATGCCCCTGCTCCGCCTTTCCGCGCAGAACGAGACGGACGAGGCCTGCCGCGACGCCGCCCGTGCGCTGGTGCGGAAATACATGCTCACCGCTCTTTAA
- a CDS encoding PxxKW family cysteine-rich protein, which produces MSKVLQNAVKTEAGVEVNGIPVQPIVENCSGCDRVCEFEGQQFCSSYPMPAKKWTSGKCNFATHIKVEVAAKAKVNPLKASKRAAKGR; this is translated from the coding sequence ATGAGCAAAGTTCTTCAGAACGCCGTCAAGACCGAAGCCGGTGTTGAAGTGAACGGCATTCCTGTTCAGCCCATCGTTGAAAACTGCAGCGGCTGCGACCGCGTCTGCGAATTTGAAGGTCAGCAGTTCTGCTCCAGCTACCCCATGCCTGCCAAGAAGTGGACTTCCGGCAAGTGCAACTTCGCCACCCACATCAAGGTGGAAGTCGCCGCCAAGGCCAAGGTCAACCCTCTGAAGGCTTCCAAGCGCGCCGCCAAGGGCCGCTAA